The window gcttttaatattctttctttattttgtgcgtttggtcttttgacaattatgtgacgggaggtgtttcttttctggtccaatctatttggagttcggtaggcttcttgtatgcctatgggtatctctttttttttaggttagggaagttttcttctatgattttgttgaagatatttactggtcctttgaggtgggagtcttcactctcttctatacctattatccttaggtttgatcttctcattgagtcctggatttcctgtatgttttggaccagtagctttttctgctttacattatctttgacagttgagtcaatgatttctgtggaatcttctgctcccgagattctctcttccatctcttgtattctgttggtgaagcttgtatctacagctccttgtcttttcttttgattttctatgtccagggttgtttccatgtgttctttcttgattgcttctatttccatttttaattccttcaactgtttgattgtgttttcctggcattctttcagggatttttgcgattcctctctgtaggcttctccttgttctctaagggagttctttatgtctttcttgaagtcctccagcatcatgatcaaatatgattttgaaactaggtcttgcttttctggtgtgtttggatattccgtgtttgctttggtgggagaattgggctccgatgatgccatgtagtcttggtctctgttgcttgggttcctgcgcttgcctctcgccatcagattatctctagtgttactttgttctgctatttctggcagtggctagactgtcctataacctgtgtgtcaggagtgctgtagacctgttttcctgttttctttcagccagttatggggacagagtgttctgctttcgggcgtgtagtttttcctctctacaggtcttcagctgttcctgtgggcctgtgtcttgagttcaccaggcaggtttcttgcaggggaaaagttggtcctacctgtggttccaaggctcaagtttgctcgtggggtactgcctaagtcctctccgctgtggcagcaaccgggaagatctgtgccgctctttccaggagcctccgtgcaccagggttccagatggcgtttggtgttttcctctggcgtctggatgtgcacagagtgcagtctcttctggtttcccaggcgtgtccacctctctgaaggttcagctctccctcctacgggatttgggtgcagagaactgtttatccggtctgtttccttcaggttccggcggtgtctcaggcgcaggggtcctgccgctcccgggccctcccctatgggaacccagaggccttatacagttgcctcttgggccagggatgtgggtaggggtgggcagtgttggtggtctcctccgctctgcagcctcaggagtgcccacctgatcaggcggtgaggtctctctcccacggggtttggccCATATTTGTCTTAATATGAAGCGTAGACAAATCCTGCCAACagggacacactttctccaacaaagccacacttcttaatcctttctctccttctcaagtagtgccacttcctgatgATTAAGCATTCAATATGTAGgcgccattcttattcaaaccaccacagatatgTTTCTTCTATGCCCTTCAACGCatcaaaaattgttttaatttatttactttctgagacagggtctcattatgtaatcGCGGTTGGTCTGGAACGTGCTATGttgaccaggccagccttgaactcacagacatccacttaactctgcctcctgagttctacaaagtatattttaaaagagaCTTGCATATCATAAATGGAAGTTATGTGTTCTTAAAGTTCATTAACATAGCTTTTTATTACTTGTGCGAAAGTACACAAGTACTTTTGATTGCAAAAGACCTTTGATTATACATGAAAAAGGAACTGTCATTCCAGAATCTGCTTTGAAACACTCCCAAATTATTTCACAGGGCTATGAGAGACagattttcttatttgtaaagagTAGTTCCAGAATCTCCCTACATATTGCCTTGTCTGTCCTTCCAATGGTATATAGTTTGCTCCTGGTCTTTATTCCATGATTACTATTTCATCCTAGGATTATCTGGCTTACTGGACTTTTAAGAGAAACTCCAATGTACACTTCAGAAACACCTTCCTGAGGCTTAACATCACACTCAAAATCAAAGCCCTGTTTCTGCACCACAGAACTTCCTTTCGTGttcctgtttgtttctctctgctttatttacCTCGCTGTTATCTACACATCTATTATGTAAGATGACAGATTTCCAGCCAAAAAAGcttgataaacacacacacagtcttcaagTCCAATTGTAAACAATCACAGAACAAACTTTGGAGCATTTGTACGGAGTGTGAACCTCAGCGGGAAGTGTTTTCTCCAAGTATTGAGGTTGATGATTATGAATAAAATAGATGAGCTGAGGCAGTAATATAATAACGTTCTGGGACTCTGAGTCAATGAGGAAGATTAAAGGCACAAAGAAAGTCTTCCTAATCAACAAGAAGATAACTGCtggaaagaaaaatatgttcCTTGCTTGAAATTAACTGCCACACGTTCCCAACCTACACAAAGCTGTCAGAAAGGACATCTAAATCTGTCCTTGTTTGTAACACGTGTTGTGACAAGATTTGACAGTTTATCAAAGAACTATAATTGCCACCTAAACATCTAGCATTTTGTCAACTGTAAGTGTGTTTAGTGAAAGCATTTATTTAACTTAAAACACAGCCATTTTCCTCGCTCTCCGAAATGACTGcctggatttcttttctcctttgctgATCAAGCTGCATCAGAACTGTCTTTGAATTATTTATGTTGGAATTGTGAAGGGTAAAGAAACAATCAGGAAAGCAAGATATGATTACCAAGGAAATGTGTGTATTCTGGTTATTGACTCGAGACCTTCGAAGTGCAACAGTTCTCACGGATCTGTGCATGTGATATTAAAACACTCTTTGTTTtgagaaggagaaagatgaaGCCCTTTCTCTCCTTCACCATTCTGAGTAATAGAGCAATTTACTAAGAAAAGAACACCTCAGCAGAGAGATGTGTTATACAACATGTTATCACTCCATATCTTTTTCCAGAAGCAGCCGGTCATTGACAAGTTTTCTCCCTCAACCTATAGAACAAAAAGGACAGTGGAAACCCCGGATGATGTATCCAAGTGAGAAACGTCAGAAGAACACTGTAACACACTAGTGATTTGTTTCTTTCTGGAAATTTTAGAGGTTGGTTTGAGCAACAGGACATTCTGACTCATATTTATTTGTTCTCTGTTGTAGTTACTTGCTAAGTACTTGGTAAGTGTGCAAGTATTTCTGCACACTTTTCCCCCTGTTATCCTAATAAACTTGGGAGTGGAGAGGAGTCTAAGAGGACAGAGCAGTAAAAGCCATGCTTAGAAATCTAGGAAGCCCACGTCCTGGTACACACAGAGCTGCAGTGATCAGAAGATCATGGGTGGCTTGTTTCTTTGGCTGTGAACTGGGATATTAACATGACTGCACGGCCTCTGGGACCATTTCCATCCTATTATGATTCTAAACAAATTCAAGGTACAGCAACAGCCAGATCTTGGAACAGAAATAACAGCAAGACGAAAATGGCTTCTACTTAACAACTTGAGCAAAATATAACCAACTATGGGTTTTAAATGTTTACATTAGTATTCAGTCCTATTTAGGTAAtattaaatctatttaaaaatctgttttgtttttcattagaaACTGAAAATGTGTGTCATACTGagaacactaaaagaaaaatcaatttaaTTGAGGCGGCAAGTACTTTTAGTGCTTCTAAATTAAGCTACAGGATTTTCTGTACAAATCACTGTATATAGCTCATTTGGGATGAATTACATGGCACAGGTGTTTCTGTTGGATTTGTTTTGAAGGGAAGAACATGAATGAAGAACTGTGAACAGAAAGCAGTTGGCATGGATTACCAACTGCAAAGAACATGAACTGAATAGGAAAGAAAGGTATTCTCATGTCAAGAGGGACTCAGATCATCACCCTGCTTTCTGATGCAACATTTTAACACAGACGCTGTTAGTCGTTTACATGACTTTATAATATCTCACtcaacatgtaaaaataaaagtttacaacCAAGTAATATGTTTCTCAGACTCTGTTGTACATAATAATGGTTTTAATAATTGATTTACTGATTTACTTGCTGAATTCCAGACTCAGTTTCTTTAAATAACTAGGTTAGATGCTAGTTCCTACTTAGTTATCTTTAACCCCAGCAGAGATGTTGCCATCTACCAACATGTCAAGCTACACTCACAGCTATGCCAGGATACATGTGGCTGGGGGCGGGGCATCCTGATACATTTGCAAGAGGTAACACAACTGACACAGGGAAGTTGCTCCAGTACTATGTATCCTAAGGTACTTGCAAATACTCGGGAACAGAATCCCATTTATACCAGTTTCCAACCTTTTGTCTTTTCACTCTCTGTTGAACAGGTAGACTAAACAACACCCTGCACATAACTCCTCCTGCTTCAATCTTGTAAGCCTGTTCAgaaccctgttttgttttttcatgtagTCAAATTTAAGTTTCCAAGAAGTTAGTAACAGTTTgccatacctttaattccagcacttgagagggacTAAAGGGTAGGAGGCCAGCCTACTCACGGAACTAATACTAGGAAAGCCAGCGTTACACAGGGAAACCTTatctaggagaaagaaaaagaaaaattaataatagaAATTCCTATGGGTCATAAAATCTTCCTATAAATGTGAAAGTGTGTAGTAGCTGCCAGTCAAgcttatttgtgtttgttttgttttcttttctctctctctctctctctctctctctctctctctctctctctctctctctctctctttttcaaaaGGCTTGAGGTCAGATCAGCACAACCGTTAGGGGAAGGGACAGTAACGGCTTTGTAACCACCCTCTGTGCACTGCCCGGAAACTGTTAGTCTGTGCTCCAGTTTACCTTCCAAGACGGAAGCTTTAAGTCTAGGATCTCTGGCCAGGATGCCAAACATCAAAATCTTCAGCGGCAGCTCCCACCAGGACTTATCCCAGAAGATTACCGAGCGCCTGGGCCTCGAGCTCGGCAAGGTGGTAACTAAGAAATTCAGCAACCAGGAGACCTGCGTGGAAATTGGTGAGAGTGTGCGCGGAGAAGACGTCTACATAGTTCAGAGTGGTTGTGGTGAAATCAACGACAGTCTAATGGAACTTTTGATCATGATCAATGCCTGCAAGATCGCTTCCGCCAGCCGGGTGACTGCGGTCATCCCCTGCTTCCCTTACGCCAGGCAGGATAAAAAGGATAAGAGTCGGGCTCCCATGTCTGCGAAACTCATAGCAAATATGCTGTCTATAGCGGGTGCAGATCACATTATCACCATGGACCTACATGCTTCTCAGATTCAGGGGTTTTTTGACATCCCAGTAGATAATTTGTATGCAGAACCAGCCGTCCTGAAGTGGATAAAGGAGAATATTTCTGACTGGAGAAACTGCACAATTGTTTCTCCTGATGCTGGCGGAGCCAAGAGGGTCACTTCCATCGCGGACCATTTGAATGTGGATTTTGCCTTGATTCACAAAGAACGGAAGAAAGCCAATGAAGTGGACCGCATGGTGCTTGTGGGTGACGTAAAGGAGCGAGTGGCTATCCTTGTAGATGACATGGCTGACACTTGTGGTACAATCTGTTATGCGGCTGACAAACTTCTGTCAGAGGGAGCTACCAGAGTTTATGCCATCTTGACTCACGGAATCTTTTCTGGCCCAGCCATTGCTCGCATCAATGGCGCATGCTTTGAAGCAGTAGTGGTCACTAACACTATACCTCAAGAAGACAAGATGAAACAGTGTAGCAAAATCCAGGTGATTGACATCTCCATGATTCTTGCTGAAGCCATCCGGAGAACCCATAACGGAGAATCTGTTTCCTATCTGTTCAGTCATGTTCCCTTGTAACGGAATGACATAAAATTTAAGGgcagtaagataaaacaaaaataaaccctgTTCGCgtttttgcttctgtatttgatgAAATGTTCTGTCAGAGATCCAGTGGGGTCCACCATGGCCTCAGTAGATAGGAGATTGTGGGTTTCCTCACATGGTCTTTTCATTCTGGCTTCTTTGATTTTGTGAGCTTTTGACTTTTACAAAGTCCCATTGCCACAAGGTTTCTGATTTTGCAACACATTGCCTCATACTACCAGAGGACAAGTCAGTTACAAAGCCATTTGATCTAACACAGGCAATCATATTCCCCAAGTTCACCAGAGTCTGTGGTAAACTTCAGCAAGTACCCTGGGCTTTCTTAACCTTCTCCTCTATTCTAAATTCACTGGAAGGAAATGGCAGCTTCCAGGTTAAGCCACCACTGAGTTCAATAAGTCTACACAGCAAAGTACAGCAAGTGTTCTTTGAGAAAGAAGACCTTGACTATCTATTTGCAGACTCATCTTAGATTCTTAATCCTACATCCTTCTTTAACTTTAGCTGTCCAGGCATCCTCTTCCTGGGCAAATATGCAATTGGGTTCAAGTCTTCAATAGACCATAGTCTTGTTGAAAGCAATGACTCTTGTACCTGTCAATGATAGGTGATCTATAATGTTACATTGTTTTGCTGTAGCTGCCTATTAGCATCACGGTAGAGTCTAGGTAGACTGCAGAGCCTTCTGGCTGGTTTCAACATTTGTGTGTCATCTTCCTTCAGTGGAGTAGATTGGCCTCCTCAAAGACCCTAGCTTTGTATTTTAAGATAATGTTCTCATCTCTTTTTAAGGAAAGTCAATACAGGGTCGGAGTGAGTGGAAGTGCATGGCTACAAAGACTGTGTGAAGTTTCTCATCTCCAGGGAGATAGAAAAAAAAGCCCCAAGAATTTCTAaaggataaaacaaaaacaaggcagATTTAAAGAAGCAATATTCAAAGTGTTATTCGACCTCTCCTTTGAATTGCCGAGTAATAAATGGGACGGAACAATGTCTTTGTACttctaaagaaatattttaagccTTAATGTTTGTGTTCAAATTTGAAGGCAGTATTAAGGCATTTACAAATCTTCTTTAGTATTAAAAGATTAAGGAATTTTACCATTATTGTTTCTTTCAAAAAATATTGCTTGAATTTGCTAAAAAAAACTCAGAATCtggaaactcaaggcaggagaaCTGAGAGTTCCGGGTCATCTtatgctacatagtgagtttccgGCCAGACAGCCCAAGGGACACAGTGAGACTCTACCAcagtatgcacacatacatattacatacatcCACAGCCTAAAGCAATGAAACCTATCACTAGTGTGAAGCCCCCGTGTCAACTTACAAAACATTTGCTGAGGACGACAGAAAATGCCTAAATTGAGTGTACTAGAAACCTGAATAGGAAGAATAAAATTGCATTCTGACAGCTTCCTCAAATTATCTAGTTAGCAGAAACCCAATTAAAATCCTTATAGGAAGTTTTTTTATAAAGCAGCTTGACAGCTTTTCtcaaaattcatctggaaaaaggTGAGCAAAACTCATCAAGGACCCCTTGAGGTTGTATTGTTACAGTGTAATGAAACAAAGCTATAGTAGTGGAATGAGGAGTATACACACAAGGCTGTGGGGGTTTGATTCTCGAAACACATTCATGAATACTTACAGGAATCTCAGACACATGGGCCCCATTCAGTGGAGCAACTGGTTGCCTGGAAGAAGGCACATAACTGTATCAAGGTTTTAGGATAATCATTACCATGAGTCCCCATGGAGATGCTTTCCTCATTCCCTGTCTTGGCATCCACTCCTGCTGGCTACTTCCCTTCTCTGAAGTGGAGAATGAGCCTTTTGCCATATTTTTTGTTAGACTTTATGCATTCGTTCATCTAACCAGAGCATAGGAATGTAtactgtgtctttgtgttgtAACAATAACTTTGTAACACTCTAATCCTTCTGTGTCCCTAAAAGAAATATGCATGTTCCTTGATTGTGCGTAGGTATATATGTAATAGTACAtacaatgtgtatatatattcacacatatacatatatacatgtatatatatacatgtagtaATACATACTACAATGCAACTTTAAGACTCTAACACTCATTGTAACATGATTCCCCTATTGAAATGAAGTGTGTCAGTTTCATGCAACCAATTATTTGAGACAAATTTCCTCCAGAATACAAAGTAACTCCAGACCAGagttcttctggtctctgtgggacTTGGGTACAGTCTCAGCTGAGGAGATTGCTTCTCCTCATGATATCCAGGTTACACAGATGTAACATGAGGCAGTGTGGCGCCTACTGAGGAAGGTGAGAACTGAGCACCATGGTGCAGTCGGGTGCTGAGTGTGGACTGACCCCAAGAGGCCCCGATGAGCACTTGCACATGATTGGCACTGTCCGGACTTCGAAGCCCTCAACCTACTACAGAACTCCTGCCACTGGGCCCCATGACGTCATCTGGATCTTGTTTCCTCCTCATTCATTTTTTCACATTTAAGGTCCCCTCGGTGTCTGGCTGCTTTTTACTTTGTTCTACACTTGCAATGATGAGCACTGATATCCCCCAGGGCACAGTTGAGggggtgcatagacatacatgtaagcaaaaagaCATAAAAAGCAAACTGCTAGATTGCTTTgacatatgtacgtgtgtgtgtgtgtgtgtgtgtgtgtgtgtgtgtgttgtggttgtTAATGTGTGAGtgtacttatgtgtatgtatatggtgtgttaaagtacatgagtgtgcatgtatgtgcatgtgtggatgtgtggatgtgttTGAGTATGAgtgggtgtatgtctgtgtttaagAGCATGTGTGGATATGTATGTCACATAAGAAGATTACTAGCAAACTATGAATAGTAAATCTTTTCCTGGTGAGTCCTCAAATCAAAATGGGGAGTAGTAGATTATCATAAACTAGAAGAATGTCTAGACTTGTTATAAAATGGTAGAAAACAGTTGAATTATTGGTTTACCTTGAACAGAAAACAATCTGTAAGTGGTGAACTTGGACATCTTTTGGCTCAAGAGATTTCTGCCTAAACATTGTTGATACAGTTTCGACCCTCCTTCCTACTTAACAATAGAACAAGAGAAAACACTGAAAACGTATGGAAAGGACAACCCAGCAAacagagccaggagccaggaccCAATCACTATGTAGGTTCTCAGCCTAACTAGATTTACAAAAGATGAAAACATGAAAAACTCTTTATTGGTAAAGCATGCTCTGGACCAAAGCCCCGGGGGCATGCCTGGATAACCTTTTGCAAAAGAAATTAGGGGTATGATTCATGAATATAATCAGGCACGTCAGATGAGGCATGAACAGACAGTGAAAAGACAATAGAACCTTAGATTCTCAGCTATTACATTTCTGCTGATTTTTTAAGTTGATAGAAAATCACCTAATGAAGGATAAGCCTAACAATAATTTCTTAGATATTAAtctaatgtttttcatttttcaaaaaagcAGTGAGTCACTCTTATGGGttgtcttttgtttgcttgcttgcttgcttttgcttgttttgtttttctctctttccagtaGGTAACTGATGAAATGGGAATTTTACATTTTGGGGCAAGTGAGCTGAAATGGGCAAAGAAAACTGCATCTGCACTGGAAGTCAACAGCACCTTGGGTAGGCTGTATTTTGAGAAATCAGACTAAACAGTATATGTCTCTCATCCACAATGAAGATACGTAATCCGTAATGCAGGAAGGATTGTTTACGGGAACCCGCTCTAAACGTCTAAGCACACCTGACGTATCTCTTCTCAGATGGCGTGATTAATGGTGTTTTCTTCAAAGTGGCTGCAGTTGGTTTGTTAACATGCTTCCCAAATCCTAATGCTGTTTCAGAGATGCAGTCAGATGATTGTACTCAGAGGCATCCTGCAAGAATTAGAAAAGATAAGGCCATGATTGAACGGCTTTAAATAATACATCTCACCCAGAGTAGTTGTTATGCAGCTAGTGACTTCTTTGGTGGCTTTCCTGTTCatcatccattttctttttttccaggaaaTCCATTAATTATTAGGCCTGATTTAATTGTACATGCTATGTAATTCCTGGGATAACTCATTATTTcatgcagagagggagagggggagggagaaagagagagagagagagagagagagagagagagagagagagagagagagtgagagttctCTTTTGCCACACTAAATAGTCTCTGGCTTTTCTACAAAACAGTCTCTTACTGAAAGATTAAGGAAACAGGTTCTGAGTACTTGGGAAATAGCATAAGATGTAGAAGGGGCAGCTGCTGTAAAGACTCTGAGGTAGGAACACACATAGTGTTGTCATCAACttttcattgctatgacaaaa is drawn from Rattus norvegicus strain BN/NHsdMcwi chromosome 6, GRCr8, whole genome shotgun sequence and contains these coding sequences:
- the Prps1l1 gene encoding ribose-phosphate pyrophosphokinase 3 (gene_id=rCG61673.1 transcript_id=rCT61673.1 protein_id=rCP42533.1); translation: MPNIKIFSGSSHQDLSQKITERLGLELGKVVTKKFSNQETCVEIGESVRGEDVYIVQSGCGEINDSLMELLIMINACKIASASRVTAVIPCFPYARQDKKDKSRAPMSAKLIANMLSIAGADHIITMDLHASQIQGFFDIPVDNLYAEPAVLKWIKENISDWRNCTIVSPDAGGAKRVTSIADHLNVDFALIHKERKKANEVDRMVLVGDVKERVAILVDDMADTCGTICYAADKLLSEGATRVYAILTHGIFSGPAIARINGACFEAVVVTNTIPQEDKMKQCSKIQVIDISMILAEAIRRTHNGESVSYLFSHVPL